Proteins encoded by one window of Paenibacillus sp. DCT19:
- a CDS encoding carbohydrate ABC transporter permease, which translates to MQQDKTWGNRIFDFLNHGLLLLIGIVTVIPFIYILAVSFTSPSEVAKGGFILFPKEFSLAAYRYIFSTDTLIRSLGVSIYITVVGTLINLLFTSLMAYPLSRRYLRGRQPILLGVLFTMLFSGGMIPTYFVVKSLHLTDTLWSLMLPTAISAFNLIVLKNFFQAIPDELEDAAKIDGCNDVGVLFRIVLPLSMPAMATFSLFYAVAHWNSFFSAVIYINDSQKWPVQVWLREIVILAQSRIGDTSIEETEIQPLTIRMAVIVFSTIPIMLVYPFLQKHFAKGVMLGSVKG; encoded by the coding sequence ATGCAACAGGATAAAACGTGGGGCAACCGGATTTTTGACTTTCTCAATCATGGCTTGCTGTTGTTAATCGGAATTGTGACCGTCATCCCATTCATTTATATTTTGGCGGTCTCCTTTACTAGCCCGAGTGAAGTAGCTAAGGGAGGATTCATCCTTTTTCCTAAAGAATTCTCACTTGCTGCATATCGCTATATTTTCTCCACAGATACCTTAATTCGCAGTTTGGGTGTATCCATCTACATTACCGTTGTTGGAACACTGATTAACTTGTTATTTACATCACTTATGGCATATCCGCTCTCAAGAAGATACTTGCGTGGACGTCAACCGATTTTGCTAGGTGTACTGTTCACCATGTTATTTAGCGGAGGCATGATTCCGACCTACTTCGTCGTGAAATCACTGCATCTTACAGACACGTTATGGTCGCTCATGCTGCCTACGGCTATTAGTGCGTTTAACCTGATCGTGCTTAAAAACTTCTTCCAGGCCATCCCAGATGAACTGGAGGATGCGGCCAAAATCGATGGATGTAACGACGTCGGCGTATTATTCCGAATCGTATTGCCTTTATCCATGCCGGCGATGGCAACGTTCTCCTTGTTTTATGCCGTAGCTCATTGGAACAGTTTCTTCAGCGCAGTTATTTATATTAACGATAGTCAGAAATGGCCAGTACAGGTTTGGCTACGTGAGATTGTCATTCTGGCACAGAGCCGGATTGGGGATACAAGCATCGAGGAAACGGAGATTCAACCACTCACCATTCGTATGGCGGTTATCGTGTTCTCGACCATTCCAATTATGCTCGTCTATCCGTTCCTGCAAAAACACTTTGCTAAAGGGGTGATGCTAGGTTCGGTGAAAGGTTGA
- a CDS encoding sugar ABC transporter permease, producing MKAETAAQTRPATRSDKNLLWRDIIKNRWLYIMLIPGVLYFIIFKYIPMYGITMAFQDYTPYKGILGSEWVGFKHFSRFFGEPQFWTLFRNTFLLAIYNMVFFFPLPIVLALMLNEVRRERFKRFVQTLVYVPHFVSWVVVVGVFYMLFTTEGGAINELLYNLTGQKVAFLLEPGWFRTMIVGQSIWKEVGWGTIIFLAALSGVDTQLYEAARIDGANRWRQTWHITLPAIRSTIVILLILRLGNFLDTGFEQIFLMLTPTNRDVGEVFDTYVYTKGLTQAQYSYSAAVGLFKSVVGLALVLGANKLAKKFGEEGVY from the coding sequence TGGAGGGACATCATCAAAAACCGGTGGCTCTATATTATGTTAATACCCGGTGTGCTTTACTTTATTATCTTCAAATACATACCTATGTATGGCATTACGATGGCTTTTCAGGATTACACGCCTTACAAAGGTATCCTCGGCAGTGAGTGGGTTGGATTTAAGCATTTTTCACGTTTCTTCGGGGAACCGCAGTTCTGGACTTTATTCCGAAATACGTTCTTGCTTGCCATCTATAACATGGTGTTTTTCTTCCCACTGCCAATTGTACTGGCACTGATGTTGAATGAAGTTCGACGTGAACGTTTCAAGCGATTCGTACAAACACTTGTCTATGTACCACACTTTGTATCATGGGTTGTTGTTGTTGGTGTATTCTACATGCTGTTCACCACCGAAGGCGGTGCCATTAATGAATTGCTCTACAACCTGACGGGACAAAAAGTTGCCTTCTTACTTGAGCCAGGCTGGTTCCGTACGATGATTGTTGGACAATCCATTTGGAAAGAAGTCGGTTGGGGTACAATCATTTTCCTTGCTGCCCTCTCTGGTGTAGATACACAGCTCTATGAAGCGGCAAGAATCGATGGCGCCAACCGCTGGCGTCAGACGTGGCACATTACGCTGCCTGCTATTCGTAGTACCATTGTCATTCTGCTCATTCTGCGTCTGGGCAACTTCCTGGATACAGGCTTTGAACAAATCTTCCTGATGCTGACTCCGACAAACCGCGATGTGGGCGAGGTGTTTGACACCTACGTATACACCAAAGGTCTGACACAAGCACAGTACAGCTACAGTGCTGCCGTAGGATTGTTCAAGTCGGTCGTCGGTCTGGCGCTTGTATTAGGTGCCAATAAGTTGGCCAAAAAATTCGGGGAGGAAGGCGTCTACTGA